The genomic window AGCTACCATTGCTTTTCCAAATGTACCTGTTACTAGGGCTGATAAAACTATCACACACAACGGGATTAATGCTGTTATAGGAGCTTCTAATGGTAAGATTAATCGTTATCACGCTATCACAGCCCAAAGCATTTAGCAGTGTGTCGGTATATGTCCCGCTGCTATTCCAAATATACTTACTACTTGGACTAATAAAGCTGTCGCAAGCTGTGGGGTGTATTGCACTAGTAGTGCGAGGAATAATCGTAAGGTTCACAGAGATGACACTATCGCAACCCAAAGCATTTAGCAGTGTGTCGGTATATATCCCGCTGCTATTCCAGATATATTTATTGCTGGGGCTAATAAAGCTGTCGCAAAAGAAAATTTGTATACTGCTATCCGTAATTTGATTAATGGTTAGATTAACTGTTATAATGCTATCGCAACCAGATGAATTGAGTAAAGTATCAGAATAAACACCGCTGGTTGTCCAAATATATTCACCGCTTGGACTAATGAAACTGTCACAGCCATTCGCAAAAATGTTGTTTTGAGAAATTTCACAATTAGTGTATTTCGCGAGGAAAATGCTTGGATATACGTTTGGGGTAACAAAGTTTGCAATTCTTGGAGATGCGCTAAAATCAACGGTATGAGTAAATAGCCCTGTCAAATAAATAATGCCGGTATCCTGAACCACAATAGCTCTTGCTTCCTGATAACCGTAAATCACTCCAATTGGTTTAGCCCACATATAATTAGCGGCTGAGTCATATTTTGCAAAATACATGTCGTTATTCGATTTCGAGGTAATATAAGCATTATTTCCAGAAGGATCGAAATCCACGGTACCGCGAAACCCACCAGTTAAGTATATATTATCTTTTTGATCAGTGTATATGGCGTTATTGCTACTATGTATTTCCATGTGTTTACTACCTATATCCATTTCCATGTTTCTTCCCCATATATAATTCCCTGTACTATCATATTTAGCCATAAAATATGAGTAAAAGTAGCCGCCTGCAGGAGAATAGAAACTTGCAATTACAGGAGAAGGATCTATGTCAGTAGAATCAGTGAAATGTCCATATAAATAGATATCTCCGTTAATGCCAATAGTGGAACCTATTGCCTTATCATCTTTATCTCCACCCACAATCTTAGCCCAAAGGTATTTTCCTGCGGTATCATACTTAGTTATAAAAATGTCCTGGGCATTTGACGTAAACTGGGCTGAATTTACAGAAGGGTCAAAATCCAATGTTCCATTAAAAGTGCCAACTATATATATTCCAGAACTACAGTAGTACATTGAACGTATTTCCTCTTCACCCACTCCATTTAGTTGATGTGCCCATTGATACTGTCCCGAGGAGTTATACTTAGCTAAAAAAATATCAGCACCATTTCCAGTGGGTGCTGTCAAATTTGCCACGGCAGAAGAAGGGTCAAAGTCTTTTGTTCCCCTAAAGTTCCCTGCAACATAAATATTATTATCATCATCCATTGCGAAGCCTTGGGGCCGGTTATGGTTAGAGTAATCAGGCAAGTTTCCGCCTATTAATATGGACCAAATAAAATTTCCCGAAGTATCTAATTTTTTTATAAACATTCTTCGAGTATTATCAATGCTGTCGTGAAGATACCCACCCAGATATACATACCCGCTATCATCAAAAGCTATATTGACGACATAATCATTCCATATATTGCCCATTCTTTTCGCCCATAGCAATTCTCCTGATGAAGTATATTTACCGATATACGCATCATGCCTTCCCATTTGTGTTTCTTCGGACATAAGGTAATGCGTTTTTAAGGAGGGATCAAAATCAATCATTCCGCTAAATGCTCCGGCAATGTAAACATTTCCTTCTGCATCAGTTGCTAATGCATCCCCACTACTCTGGTTGTAACCGTACTCTTTGACACTCCATGCGGCTTCACATAATCCGTTTAAGGAATACTTCGCTACAAATGGGGAGAGTTGTTGTCCCTTTAACTGAACAAAATGAGCCGAATTATCAAATCTCATAGCTGCACCAAAACCGGTATAATACACGCTGTTTTTACCATTAAAAATAATAAACTGACCTACGTCATTTTTATCAGTTACCGGTCCTCTCATCCAAACGAATGCACCTGCGGAGTCATATTTAGCCAAGAATGTCCTTCCGCTTCCAAACATATGACTGGTAAGCGGAGCGGGGTCAAAATCAACCTTTCCACTTGATCTGCCTGTTATATAGTAACTCCCTATGTCGTCACTTGCTATGGACAATCCGGTAAGAGATATAGTTGATAATGAACTAATACTTCCAATTCTTTCAGCAAAAAAATAATTTCCAGCAGTATCATACTTCGCAAAAAACATATTCTGATTCCCCCATGAAGTGAGGAGGGCAGAGGCCCCTGAAGGATCAAAATCCGAAGTTCCCCCAAAGCCGCCTGTCATGTATATATAGCTTTCTCCATAGAAAGTAATAGAGTGGCTCGAATCTGCTCCGCTGCCGCCCATTTTTTTAGCCCATGTATAATTACCTGCAGTATCATATTTAGCCAAAAAAATATCGGTATTTCCTGAAGAAATAAGATTTGCTGTAGCTATTCCTGGATTGAAATCGGCCGTATCTTCAAAAACCCCTGTTAAATACAAGTACCCATTGGAGCCGTAAATCATGGAGTACGAAAGATCATTTCCCTGGCCCCCTATGCCTTTAGCCCATATTGAATTGCCTGATGTATCATATTTGGCTATAAAAAAATCTTTACCTCCGGCTGAACTAAGTCCTGAAGGGATTCCATTATTTACAAAAATCAAAGAATCACTAAAGTATCCTGAAAGATAAACATAACCATCATTGCCTATGACAATAGATTTCCCAACATCCTCACCAGTGCCTATGATGCTACTGGCCCAGATCAAGTTTCCCGAAGAATCATATTTGGCAACAAAAACATCTGAACCCGTTGATGCAACCATGCTTATCGAATTGTAAGGATAGTCGAAATAAGCAGTATCTTGAAAAGACCCGGTTACATAGATATTATCTGCATTATCTATAGCTATTGCCAACCCCTCGTCATCAAACTTGCCTCCTAAACTTTGTGACCAAATATGATTGCCAACAGAATCATATTTGATAAGAAAGACATCATTCATCCCAACTGAAATAAGTGGATCTACAGGGGTAGTGGTTCCAAAACTTACGGTACTCTCAAATTTTCCTGTTATAAAAATATTACCGGAGTGGTCATTTGCTATGCAATAGCTTTTTTCATTTGTGTTTCCCGCATCTCCAAGCCCGATTGCCCAGCGATTACTCACCTCTTGAGCCGAGGCTGAAAATGTGAAAAGTAAGGTTATAAGTAAGTTAATGCAAGAAGGTAATAAGTTTTTCATTTTTTGATTTCTTAGGGTAATTTGATTTGACGCAGGCAGGTCAAGTTCAACTTAGCAAAACTGCGTCTCAAAGAAACTGAAATTCTGTGACTATAAAGCAGAACTTCACATTTTTTGTGGGTTAAGTTTCTCGTGGAACCAACAGTTGAGCAGTTTTATGAGTTTCGCGACAGATTAGCGGTGAGCCGTATTTAGTTTCACCACTCGCCTCTGAATAACTCCCTCTTCAGCTATAATTTTTACGAGATAAACTCCTGCCGCAAGATTCGAAGTATTGAGGACTTCCTTACCCTCCACCGTGAAGTCTGCACTCCTTAACTTTTTAACAAGCATTGTCCTTCCCCGCAAGTCGAGGATTTGAATCTCATTTACATGAAGTCCGGTGAAGTTTACGCTAACCTCATCTTTGGTAGGATTAGGATAAATAACCACACGGTTATAAATATATGTTTTGGCTATGCCAGTAACAAACCGGATAGAATCACCTTCTAAATTATACGGTAAAGGAGTTTCTGTAGCATTTATTAGCAGTACATCTTTTAGTTCGACCTTCAGGTGCGAAAGTGCTGTTTGTGGTAGCGGATCTTTTAGACGGAACTGGATCACACCTATTTTTCCAGAACCGGATACATTGCTGTGATTGATTCTGCTAATACCCGTTTCCACTTCACTATTTGCGTCAAAGTATTTGGTTAGAGAAATCAATTCACTTCCAACGTTTCCAAGCCAACTATTCTGATAAAACAACAGGAAACTATTCGGCACAATGAATTCTTCAGTTACCGATACCGTATATGCAATTCCATAAATATCTTCTGCTTCAAGAATGTCTGACCCTAAGTGAATCTCGGCAGTCATTAGCGCTCCGGCTGTCAATGAATCTTGTTGAAACTTTACCGTCAGCAGAGGATCATCAGGGCCTCCGAGTTTGCTCAATCCCCTTTTGTTATGCGATTTGTTATAGTTAACTGAAACAGCAATGGTGTCAGAGGCAGATATAGTTGCATCACCATCGCAGTCTGCATGTTTAATGTTAGTTCCATTAGCCAAAGTATCACTCCAGTCAGGGGCATGTTGTGCAGCCCAGGAAATGGATGCATTAGTCCGGGCAGGGCCGGTTTTGCTGTATTGGGTACCTATAGTAAGGATGTCAAAATTATTTGCCACTCCATCACTATTAGCATCTCCTGGCCACACGCAATCATTGTCCAATGTCAGATTTACAGTTATCACACTATCACAACCTGTAGCATTAGGGATTGTATCCATGTAAGTTCCATTGCTAGTCCAAATATATCGTCCACTTGGCGAAGCAAAGCTGTCACAAACAACCGTGTTAATACTGCTGAAAGTAGATTTTTTTACTGTTAGGAATAATTTGATTATAGAATCGCAACCTGTAGCGTTTTTTAATACAGCGGATAAAGTATCACTTGCGGAATAGGTGATGCCGGTAACCGGCCAGAAAAAGCTATCGCAGGCGGAGGTGTTGAAAGTATCCATGCTGCTGGTATTAATGGCTAACCCTATTGCTATTATACTATCGCATCCTTGAGCATTTGGAATAGTGTCAGTATAATTTCCGCTGCTTTTCCAAGTAAATCTACCGCTAGGGCTAATGAAACTGTCACATGCCATAGGGCTTATGTTGCTATAGGAAATGCTCTTAACAGCGAGCATTACAACTAACACACTATCGCAACCCATTGAGTTTTGCAGCGTATCTGAATATGTGCCACTTTGATTCCATACATATCGTCCGCTTGGGGAAACAACACTATCACAAGTTGAAATAAAAATGTTGCTATCTGTAGTTCGATTAATGGTTAGATTAACTGTTATTATACTGTCACAACCCCATGAACTGAGCAGCGTGTCCGAATAAATACCATTCGTTTTCCATACGTATTTTCCGGAGGGACTAACAAAGCTATCGCAAGTTGTAGGGCTTATTGCATTTGTGTCATGAGGAATAATTGTAAGATGGACTGTTATTACACTGTCGCAGCCCACAGCATTTTGGAGTGTGTCAGAATATAATCCAGTAGCTGTCCAAATATATTTATTACTTGGACTAATAAAACTATCGCAACCCATAACCATAATATCAGCATACGTCCCGCAATTCGTATAATGAGCAACGAACATTGATCCATCAAAGACGTAGGCAGTGCTCGGTGAGGGATCAAAATCAACTGTGTCAGCACCAAGGCCGTTAAGAATACCAGTAATAGAGACATCGTTCTGGCTATTAAGAGAAAGGGTAGTTCCACGGCTGGCGTTCGGGCCGCTCATGATTTTTACCCACAGATAATTACCAGAGGAATTATACTTGGCTAAATATATGTCTGCATATCCCCCCTTTGAACTAAAAATTGCACTATCTCCTGAAGGGTCAAAATCCACCGTCCCTTCAATTCCACTCGTTATAAAAATATTATCCATCGCATCCGTTTTTAAACCATTATTAACATAGCCTAAACCCATGCTTTTACCCCATTGGTAGGTGCCCGTGCTATCATATTTGGCTAAAAAAGCGGAACCGCCAGGAGCATATAAAGGGGCAATGGCTGGTGAGGGATCCAAATCAGTGGAGTCTATAAAAACGCCATACATATAAATATCACTGTTTACTCCCAGTGCTGTAGCAAATAAGTCATCCATATTTACCCCTCCAATAGTTTTTACCCATTTATAATTTCCTGATTTGTCATATTTCGCAATAAAGATGTCCAGAGAATTTGCTGTGTCACGGGCCGTATTTGCGGACGGATCAAAATCGATAGATCCAGAATAATCTCCAGTTAAATAGATACCAGAGCTATCGGCCATAAGTGTTTGTAAGTATATTCTATTATTTCCTATCTGCCGCGCCCATTGATATTGCCCTTGATTGTTATACTTAGCAAAAAAAAGTGCCCTCCCCCCCCATGCTGTTAAATTTGCGGTGGCAAAAGAAGGGTCAAAATCCTTAGTATTGATAAATTCATCTGAAATGTAAAGGTCATTATTTTCATCAATAACAAAACCTAGTATTCGTCTCGTGTATCCTAATCCAGCACTCCCTCCTAATTTTATTGACCATTTATAATTACCGGAAGAATCAAATTTTGTTATAAAAACCTTATCACCGCCATCCGCGGTCATGGTATCTAAGGCCGGTGAGGGATCAAAATCTACGGTATCTTCAAAACATCCTGCTATATACACATTACCGCTATCATCAAGCTGCACATTGACGGCATAGTCTGCCCTAATGCCGCCCATGCTTGCTGCCCATTTAAGTTGTCCTCTTGAATCATATTTTGCCAGAAAGGCGTCAGCTGCGCCTTTTGAAAAAAGGTTATATCTCTCAACAGATGGGTCAAAGTCAACTGTTCCTGAAAATTCTCCGGCAACATAAACATTTCCTTGTGTGTCACTTATTATCGCCCGCCCTACACTTGCATCTCCAGTGTGCTCTTCTACGCCCCATGCGGAGTTAAAGTCTCCTGATGCTGAAGAACATTTCCCTACAAAAACTGAAGAAATTTTACCTCTTATAATACCAGCATTTGGAAAATATGCCGAGCCAGATTGGGTGCCAGTAATGAAAATCCTATCGGTACCATCAAAGGCTATGGATTGCTCGTATGTCGTACCGCCTTGATAAACAATACTTACCCATTGATATATTCCTGAAGAATCATATTTAGCAACAAAAACAGTTTCGTAGCCGGCTGCTGTGTGTATTGCTGTTCCAACAGAGGGGTCAAAATCAACCGTATTACCAAATCGCCCGATGATGTAAAAATTACCCACACTATCCGTAACAACATCTTGTCCTGAGCAATATGCATCGTTGCCTTCACCTACAGCCTTAGCGAGGACAAAGGCTCCAGATGTATCATATTTCGCCAGGAACATAAAGGAGTTCCAAAATTTATCAGAATAGACATATATATTAAAAGTATTAGGTGATGGATCAAAATCAACAGAATCTTGAAATTCACCTGTGACATATAAGTACTGACCATCAAATGCCAAGGACTCACCCTTCGCCTGAGAAGTTCCCCCAAGTCGTTTGGCCCACACATAGTTTCCGGCCGTGTCATACTTTGCCAAAAAAATATCAGTGCTGCCGGAAGCTGATAGATTAGCTGTCGTTGATCCCGGATCAAAATCAGTAATACCTTCAAAATACCCAGTTAGATATAGGTATCCTCTTGGGTCTACCACCATGGATTGGGCGAAATCGTCATTTGCCCCACCAATACCTTTGCTCCATATATAATTACCCGAAGTGTCATATTTAGCTATGAAAAAATCTATTCCTCCTGCTGATTTAATTTCAGCAGTGCTACCGGCAGGATTAAACATCAAAGAGTCTGTGAACGATCCTGAAATATAAAGGTCTCCGCTGTTTCCTACCACAATAGATTTCCCCATTCCTTCTCCTGGCCCTCTAATACTCCTGGCCCATTGATGTTGTCCAGAAGAATTATATTTAGCTATGAATACATCGGAACTATCAAACGAAGCCAGCTTCGCTGTGTCATAGGGAGTAGCAAAATCAGCAGTATCCTGAAAAAATCCGGTTACATATATATTATTAGCGCTATCCACGGCCAAAGCCATTCCGCGGTCATTCAGTCTGCCTCCCATGCTCTGAGTCCATAGACATTTGCCAGTTGAATCATATTTTACCAGAAAAACATCATACTCACCTGCTGAAATGACGGGATTTATTTCTCCAGTTGAAAAGCTAACTCTCCGATCAAATTCTCCGGTTATATAAACATTCCCATTGTGGTCAGTAACAACACTATGGGCTTTTTCACTTTCACTTCTTTCGTCTCCAAAACCGTGAGCCCAACTATAATCAACATCTTGGGCAAAGGCTGGAAAAGCGAAAATCAATGCAACCAGTGTGGTAATGCAGAAAGGTAATAGGGTTCTCAAAATATTGCTTTTTAGAGTTAAGGCTATCAGACCACTTTGTAAATAGTCAAAACAAAGATACTATTTGAAACACTTTGTTAGAGGCAACTCGAATTATTAAAGTGCTGCAAGGAAGATTACAAAATGGTTTCTCCTCCCAACTTTTTTGCTATCCATCCGAAAGCGGGATTAGTCTTCTGCCCAAATATTTAAGGGTGGCGATGCGATGCGCTTGCGGCCCATGCAGTGGCAACGTTTTTTGGAAGTGTTCACGCAGGTTGCTTTTCAAAGTTTAGCAGCCTGAATATGCATCCAATCGAAATTGCGTTGCTGGCCCAGGCTCACCCAACCTTCTTCTTCCCAGAATTTCCACCACATGGCGTATTCAGGTTTTGCGAATGAGGCCCGGTCGCGTCCCCATTTCAGTTGGTTTCTTTCCGGGTCGTAGTCTACTGCCATGCCCCAACTATGTGTAGAGTACCGCGAACCTCCGCGCATCTTTCTCACGTTGAGGCATCCTCCCCATAAATCTAACCGGAGCCGCTGGATTTCGTCCAGGCCGTAATGGTTGAACACCTTAGTGAGAACCCTGAGCATGCTATCATGCACTTTTTCATGGCAGGAAAAGCGATTGATCACCTTGCTCTTGTCCCACGCCAGTTTGTGCGGGTAAGGGACATTGATCGTGGTTTGCCTTTGACCCACCTGGCCATAGAAAGCAATTATTTCCGATTCAGGCGTCTGCTTCGGCCATTGATTGGGATTAACTTCAACCAACTCCTCCGGACGCCAAATCTCGGGTTCCTTATGCTCCACCAAAACCCTGATCAATGCATCGAGGGCAAATCGAGTTTGCGGCCCGAGGAATCCGTCAACAGGCCCTGCTTCAATATTGTGCTCGCGCGCCAACAATTGGATGAATCCCACTACTTTCCGCGCATTTGCCCAATCTCTGGGAAGATCAGGAATGTTGCTGAGCGCACTCATGGTTTTTGAGCCGAGCATACCGTCAACAGGCCCTGCATTGTACCCTTTCGCGTTTAGTTGCTGCTGTACGAACCTGATATCTTTTTTTGTAATGGCCATGGTTTTGAGAATTGGATGAAGTTCAAAGGTTGCTAAACTTGGGGGAATTGCAATGGTTGATGGGCTACCCCATTAGGAAACCCGCTTTATCTTTTAAATTCTATTTGGGCACTAACCCTGAGTATTTTACTCAGTATCAGTTCATTATTACTTCCAATTCAAAAAGCCCGCTCACAATGTCGTTTACATTATTGATTGAGTAGTCATTGGATAGTATGATTTTATTGCTTATTTCTTTTATGTTGTTTAATGGTGGAAATCTCATTTCTCTTAATTCTGTTGCACTTACATTTAGATTACCGTAAAAAATTGGAAGTAAGTATTAAATAATTCGGAGTTGAGCAATGCACAAAGGCCAACAACTTCGTCACGGTCTAAATGTCCGTCTTTTCTGTATATGTAGTTTACTTTATTTTCAACTCCGATATAATCCGATTTGGCATAGTTACAGAAATAAGGGGCTGCAATTAATCTGCTCTTGTCATCTTTGGTGCTAAATCGTCTTAAAAGAATATAATTCTTATTGGGAAGCAACAAAGATTTTGAGCCGCTTTCTATTTTTATAAATTGCCCTTTTTCTTTCAGTTGTTTTGGCCATTTCATTATCATTTTGTTTATGTTGAGTAACCAAAATAATGGAGCTAAAAATACTGTCCCGTTTTCGTAATTTTTTTGAATAAAATCTAACGCACGGAAGGAAACAACGGGTACTGTTGAAACTTTTATATTAAAACCTGTCAAAACATTTTCCCAAATTTTCTTTTATAAGGAGGCATTGCAGGTGCGGTCCGGAGATTTCAGGATGAATCAGCTGCGTTGTTGAAATTAAAAATTTTGGAACTAAAGCAGCTTTGAGTTAGGTTTGGTGGCTGAATTAAAAAATAAACTCATGAAAGAATTATTAACAGCGCTGGCAATGGTGATGAGCTTAACCGTCTTAGCGCAACCCGGCACTCTTGATAGCAGTTTTGGCACGGATGGAATAGTGACGACATCAATAGGAGCGGAGAATGACCAGGCTTATGCCGTGGCGGTGCAGGATGATGGAAAGATAATCCTGGGCGGCAGCAGCTATGTCGGCAGCGTTTCTGATTTCACTATGGTGCGATATAATGCGGATGGCTCACTGGACCAGAACTTTGGGAACGGTGGCAAAGTTATTACCACCTTTTCTCCGAATGCCTTCAGCGTAATCAGGGCATTGACCATTTTGCCGGATGGGAAAATCCTGGCAGCCGGGCAAACCCCGGATCAAGGTAATTATCATATTACTGTGGTGCGATACAAGGAGGATGGAAGCCTTGATGCAGGTTTTGCAACTGGTGGAAAACAGGTACATAATATCGCCTCTGTCAGCGATAGCTATGTAAATGGAATGGCAGTGCAGGATGACGGAAAGATCGTGGTGGGCGGATATGTATCAGGCTTCGATTTTATGCTGGCGCGCTTCAATGAAAATGGTTCAGTGGATGCCGGATTTGGCAGCAACGGCAGCTTCATCACTGAGGTTGGTGATGGTATTGCTCTGGGTAGCGATGTAGCTTTACAGAGCGATGGAAAAATTCTGCTGGCCGGACGTGCGATAAATGTCGCGGTAAACAATTTCGCGTTGATTCGCTGCAATACGGACGGTACGCTGGATGCTGGATTTGGCGATGCCGGCCAGGTGATGATGCCCATCAGTACCGGCTTTGAGGAAGCAAAAAAGGTGATAGTGCAGCCTGATGGAAAAATTCTGCTGGTAGGGCATGCGGAGGCAGGCAGCGGGTTTGAGTTCGCCATTATGCGTCTCAAAGCTGATGGCACTTTGGACAACAGTTTTGGCAACAGCGGCTCCGCTCTGGTTTCGTTCGGTACACCCGATGCATTTGCAACAGCAGTAGTGTTGCAGTCTGACGGAAAAATGGTGGTGGCAGGATATACCGGCAGCAGCAATACTACCTGGAAATTCGCGCTGGCCAGGCTCAATGCGGACGGTACGCTGGATCAAGGCTTCGGGATAGGTGGGAAACTCACCACCGCTGTGGGAACCACCTTCGACTATTGCCAGGCGGTAGCTATGCAGCCTGACGGAAAAATTGTGGCGGCAGGCTATTCCGACAGTGGAGCGAATTTCGACTTCGCTGCAGCCCGCTATCTTTCGGGACTTAACGTGGGAATTGTGGATTTTTCTATTTCTGAAAATTCAGTGCTGATTTATCCCAATCCTGTAAATCAAAATTCAATTTTTAAATATACACTGACAAGCACTGAAAGAATAACCATTGATTTGGTGGATATCAATGGGAAACGGCTCCAGCGTTTTGTTGACCAGGAATGGAAAGAAGCCGGGCCGCATCAACAACCGGTCAGGATCTCGGAGGAAATCCCGTCAGGCAATTATTTCCTCATTTTGTCAAATTCCAAAGGACAGGTTGCCATTAAAATTTTCAAATGATGTAAACTGCCGGTTTTGCCGAAAAAATGTAGCTGTGGCGTGCGCTTTGGGAGTTTAAAATACCTGGCTTTCTTCGGGTTGAACTGTTTTAAAGTTGAAGGTGTTCATTTTTGTAATGTATTTAAAATTGATAATCTTAGGTACTTAATTGAACATCCTCATCAGTTTTAATCACAGTAGTTGCATCTTCCTTAAAACATAAATTTTCCCACTATGAAAAAGCTACTCGGCACCTCTGGCATTTTGTTTTGTATATGCATGCTCCCACAGATTCATGCACAACCCGGTATAGCCGGTGGTTACATTGATTATTCCTGTGTCGGTCAGGATAGCTTCTCTATCTCCCTCCACGTAATTGCTGACTGCAATGGCTCGCTCGCATTCAGCAAAACATTTACTGCCACTCCAGGATGTACTTCTGCTTCGGCAGTATCCATTCAGCTTGCCTTGCAGGATTCTGCAGATCGCACCCAACTTTGCGAGGGCATTTGCAACAGTTGTAGCGATTCTGCTTGCTCAACGCCTTATGGATTTAAAGAATACAGGCTTACTGGACTTCTTGATCTTAGCCAGCAGGTATGTGATAACTGGACCTTTAGCTGGCAGGAAAGCAAGCGTTCAGGAGCTATCACCACCGGCCCGGCAAATGATGGTATTTACTTGTATGCCACCATTGACAAATCGGTAGCGCCCTGCAACTCCACCTCTACGCTACGTCCTTTTGAAAGCACGCTCAGGTGTCCGGGCCAATGCTTAACGTTTTTTGATGATGCCAGGGATCCGGATGGCGATTCGTTGGTATATTCTATAGTTTCAGCAAAATCATCTCCCACGTTGAATGTCACTTATACCACACCTTACAGCTCTGAGAAACCAC from Bacteroidia bacterium includes these protein-coding regions:
- a CDS encoding T9SS type A sorting domain-containing protein, with the translated sequence MKNLLPSCINLLITLLFTFSASAQEVSNRWAIGLGDAGNTNEKSYCIANDHSGNIFITGKFESTVSFGTTTPVDPLISVGMNDVFLIKYDSVGNHIWSQSLGGKFDDEGLAIAIDNADNIYVTGSFQDTAYFDYPYNSISMVASTGSDVFVAKYDSSGNLIWASSIIGTGEDVGKSIVIGNDGYVYLSGYFSDSLIFVNNGIPSGLSSAGGKDFFIAKYDTSGNSIWAKGIGGQGNDLSYSMIYGSNGYLYLTGVFEDTADFNPGIATANLISSGNTDIFLAKYDTAGNYTWAKKMGGSGADSSHSITFYGESYIYMTGGFGGTSDFDPSGASALLTSWGNQNMFFAKYDTAGNYFFAERIGSISSLSTISLTGLSIASDDIGSYYITGRSSGKVDFDPAPLTSHMFGSGRTFLAKYDSAGAFVWMRGPVTDKNDVGQFIIFNGKNSVYYTGFGAAMRFDNSAHFVQLKGQQLSPFVAKYSLNGLCEAAWSVKEYGYNQSSGDALATDAEGNVYIAGAFSGMIDFDPSLKTHYLMSEETQMGRHDAYIGKYTSSGELLWAKRMGNIWNDYVVNIAFDDSGYVYLGGYLHDSIDNTRRMFIKKLDTSGNFIWSILIGGNLPDYSNHNRPQGFAMDDDNNIYVAGNFRGTKDFDPSSAVANLTAPTGNGADIFLAKYNSSGQYQWAHQLNGVGEEEIRSMYYCSSGIYIVGTFNGTLDFDPSVNSAQFTSNAQDIFITKYDTAGKYLWAKIVGGDKDDKAIGSTIGINGDIYLYGHFTDSTDIDPSPVIASFYSPAGGYFYSYFMAKYDSTGNYIWGRNMEMDIGSKHMEIHSSNNAIYTDQKDNIYLTGGFRGTVDFDPSGNNAYITSKSNNDMYFAKYDSAANYMWAKPIGVIYGYQEARAIVVQDTGIIYLTGLFTHTVDFSASPRIANFVTPNVYPSIFLAKYTNCEISQNNIFANGCDSFISPSGEYIWTTSGVYSDTLLNSSGCDSIITVNLTINQITDSSIQIFFCDSFISPSNKYIWNSSGIYTDTLLNALGCDSVISVNLTIIPRTTSAIHPTACDSFISPSSKYIWNSSGTYTDTLLNALGCDSVITINLTIRSSYNSINPVVCDSFISPSNRYIWKSNGSYTDTIPNFYGCDSIITIGLTINNSSIDSYSTVACDSLYWPVTGITYYSSDTLMAVFQNAIGCDSIIKLYLTITNSTFSSISPVVCDSFVSPSGKYVWTTTGNYTDTIPNFIGCDSIISVNLTLDSDCVWPGDANSDGVANNFDILAIGTQYSKTGPTRANSSISWTAQHASDWSDTLANGANIKHADCDGSGTISAADTTAVSVNYNKTHNKTGLSKLGGPDDPVLSVKFQQDSLTAGMLMKADIHFGSDIQEAEDVYGIAYTVSVPAEFIEPNSLMLNYHNSWLGNVGSELIYLNKSFNGNGEVETAISRINHSNVSGSGKIGVIQFRLKDPLPQTALSHLKVELKDVLLINATETPLPYNLEGDSIRFVTGIAKTYIYNRVVIYPNPTKDEVSVNFTGLHVNEIQILDLRGRTMLVKKLRSADFTVEGKEVLNTSNLAAGVYLVKVMADEGVIQKRVVILNSAP
- a CDS encoding T9SS type A sorting domain-containing protein; the protein is MRTLLPFCITTLVALIFAFPAFAQDVDYSWAHGFGDERSESEKAHSVVTDHNGNVYITGEFDRRVSFSTGEINPVISAGEYDVFLVKYDSTGKCLWTQSMGGRLNDRGMALAVDSANNIYVTGFFQDTADFATPYDTAKLASFDSSDVFIAKYNSSGQHQWARSIRGPGEGMGKSIVVGNSGDLYISGSFTDSLMFNPAGSTAEIKSAGGIDFFIAKYDTSGNYIWSKGIGGANDDFAQSMVVDPRGYLYLTGYFEGITDFDPGSTTANLSASGSTDIFLAKYDTAGNYVWAKRLGGTSQAKGESLAFDGQYLYVTGEFQDSVDFDPSPNTFNIYVYSDKFWNSFMFLAKYDTSGAFVLAKAVGEGNDAYCSGQDVVTDSVGNFYIIGRFGNTVDFDPSVGTAIHTAAGYETVFVAKYDSSGIYQWVSIVYQGGTTYEQSIAFDGTDRIFITGTQSGSAYFPNAGIIRGKISSVFVGKCSSASGDFNSAWGVEEHTGDASVGRAIISDTQGNVYVAGEFSGTVDFDPSVERYNLFSKGAADAFLAKYDSRGQLKWAASMGGIRADYAVNVQLDDSGNVYIAGCFEDTVDFDPSPALDTMTADGGDKVFITKFDSSGNYKWSIKLGGSAGLGYTRRILGFVIDENNDLYISDEFINTKDFDPSFATANLTAWGGRALFFAKYNNQGQYQWARQIGNNRIYLQTLMADSSGIYLTGDYSGSIDFDPSANTARDTANSLDIFIAKYDKSGNYKWVKTIGGVNMDDLFATALGVNSDIYMYGVFIDSTDLDPSPAIAPLYAPGGSAFLAKYDSTGTYQWGKSMGLGYVNNGLKTDAMDNIFITSGIEGTVDFDPSGDSAIFSSKGGYADIYLAKYNSSGNYLWVKIMSGPNASRGTTLSLNSQNDVSITGILNGLGADTVDFDPSPSTAYVFDGSMFVAHYTNCGTYADIMVMGCDSFISPSNKYIWTATGLYSDTLQNAVGCDSVITVHLTIIPHDTNAISPTTCDSFVSPSGKYVWKTNGIYSDTLLSSWGCDSIITVNLTINRTTDSNIFISTCDSVVSPSGRYVWNQSGTYSDTLQNSMGCDSVLVVMLAVKSISYSNISPMACDSFISPSGRFTWKSSGNYTDTIPNAQGCDSIIAIGLAINTSSMDTFNTSACDSFFWPVTGITYSASDTLSAVLKNATGCDSIIKLFLTVKKSTFSSINTVVCDSFASPSGRYIWTSNGTYMDTIPNATGCDSVITVNLTLDNDCVWPGDANSDGVANNFDILTIGTQYSKTGPARTNASISWAAQHAPDWSDTLANGTNIKHADCDGDATISASDTIAVSVNYNKSHNKRGLSKLGGPDDPLLTVKFQQDSLTAGALMTAEIHLGSDILEAEDIYGIAYTVSVTEEFIVPNSFLLFYQNSWLGNVGSELISLTKYFDANSEVETGISRINHSNVSGSGKIGVIQFRLKDPLPQTALSHLKVELKDVLLINATETPLPYNLEGDSIRFVTGIAKTYIYNRVVIYPNPTKDEVSVNFTGLHVNEIQILDLRGRTMLVKKLRSADFTVEGKEVLNTSNLAAGVYLVKIIAEEGVIQRRVVKLNTAHR